A single Planctomycetota bacterium DNA region contains:
- the tilS gene encoding tRNA lysidine(34) synthetase TilS, with protein sequence MSGKQFHDEFVSRLAQAWPPAVWHDVTLLVAVSGGADSVAMLRALADIAPEAHSRLVVGHFHHGLRGIDADRDRDFVAELAAKLGLPCELGEGATAQKAASDGDGIEAAARAMRYDWLLATAHRVGARYVCTAHAAEDQAETVLHRVLRGTGLVGLRGIKRARELGDGVALYRPLLAFRRGELRDYLARQGQAFREDGSNSDRGLTRNRLRLDVMPALAEQFNPQLIEALVRLGMLAGEAQSVVEGQVSLLHERAVRRENPLAVRIDVRALAGVAPYLVRELLAAVWHEQRWPLQAMGHAEWTKLSELAQGAEISARQMFPGRIMAERAGDALRLYPVNAASAC encoded by the coding sequence ATGTCGGGCAAGCAATTTCATGACGAATTCGTGAGCCGACTGGCCCAGGCGTGGCCCCCCGCCGTATGGCACGACGTGACCTTGCTGGTGGCGGTCTCGGGCGGAGCTGACAGCGTGGCCATGCTCCGCGCCTTGGCCGACATTGCGCCCGAGGCCCACAGCCGGCTCGTCGTGGGGCATTTCCACCACGGCTTGCGTGGCATCGACGCCGACCGCGACCGGGATTTCGTGGCCGAGTTGGCCGCCAAGCTCGGACTCCCTTGCGAGTTGGGCGAAGGAGCCACGGCGCAAAAGGCTGCTAGCGACGGCGATGGCATTGAGGCGGCCGCCCGGGCCATGCGCTACGATTGGTTGCTGGCCACGGCCCATCGCGTCGGAGCGCGGTACGTCTGCACGGCTCATGCAGCCGAAGATCAGGCCGAGACGGTGTTGCACCGCGTGCTGCGCGGCACGGGGCTGGTCGGCTTGCGCGGCATCAAGCGCGCGCGGGAACTCGGCGACGGCGTGGCGCTCTATCGGCCCCTGCTGGCCTTTCGTCGCGGTGAATTGCGAGACTATCTGGCGCGACAAGGCCAAGCGTTCCGCGAGGACGGCAGCAACTCGGATCGGGGGCTGACGCGCAACCGGTTGCGACTGGATGTGATGCCCGCGCTAGCCGAGCAGTTCAATCCACAACTGATCGAAGCGTTGGTCCGACTGGGCATGCTGGCTGGCGAGGCGCAGAGCGTCGTCGAGGGACAAGTTTCGCTGTTGCACGAACGCGCGGTGCGCCGCGAGAACCCGCTTGCGGTGCGGATCGACGTGCGTGCGCTGGCCGGCGTGGCGCCGTACCTGGTGCGCGAGCTGCTGGCGGCCGTCTGGCACGAGCAGCGTTGGCCGCTGCAAGCAATGGGGCACGCCGAGTGGACGAAGCTGTCCGAGTTGGCGCAGGGTGCCGAGATCAGCGCACGGCAAATGTTCCCCGGCCGGATCATGGCCGAGCGCGCGGGGGACGCGCTGCGGCTTTACCCAGTGAACGCGGCAAGCGCGTGTTGA
- a CDS encoding MFS transporter: protein MSDSSNRRSIFLASFMTLIAAGIGFAIRGGILDDWESTFGFTKTELGKITGGGLWGFGVMIIFFSIFADLVGYRALLIGGFVLHVASAVLTIAATPVFHSFGKDATYWCLYAGMFLFALANGLCETAINPLVATLYPQQKTHYLNILHAGWPGGLIIGGLVAYAFAGHHSVLSHVRWEILMCVFLVPTVIYGLIVLRQSFPKSEASVAGVNFGQMLAQLASPILVFLLVIHAMVGYVELGTDSWMQDIMKASIAEWAALLFVYTSGVMFVLRFFAGPIVERTNPLGLLFISSVIGAFGLYLFGTSESALMIFLAGTIYGVGKTFLWPTMLGVVGERFPKGGALAMGLMGGIGMLSAGLLGGPIIGYKQDYATAQALEQSDAAVYTEYVNAKQKELYVLPKISVLDADKVGALKEKTNPTPAEAKAKSEIESATIAGGKKALELTAFVPCAMAVCYLLLLLYFRATGGYKQEHITHPQVHQYGGDEA from the coding sequence ATGTCTGATTCGTCAAATCGGCGTTCTATCTTCCTAGCCAGTTTCATGACGTTGATCGCAGCGGGTATCGGCTTCGCAATTCGCGGAGGCATTCTTGACGACTGGGAGTCGACGTTCGGATTTACAAAGACGGAACTCGGGAAGATCACCGGCGGTGGCCTGTGGGGCTTCGGCGTGATGATTATCTTCTTCAGCATCTTCGCTGATTTGGTCGGCTATCGTGCGCTGCTCATTGGTGGTTTTGTTCTGCACGTGGCTTCGGCGGTACTGACAATTGCCGCGACGCCGGTGTTTCATTCGTTTGGCAAAGATGCCACGTATTGGTGTCTTTACGCGGGAATGTTCCTGTTCGCACTCGCGAATGGTCTTTGCGAAACTGCCATTAACCCGCTCGTCGCGACGTTATATCCGCAGCAAAAGACGCACTATCTGAACATTCTTCATGCGGGTTGGCCCGGTGGCTTGATCATCGGCGGTTTGGTGGCATATGCGTTCGCGGGCCATCATTCGGTCCTCTCGCACGTGCGCTGGGAAATCCTGATGTGCGTGTTTCTGGTCCCGACGGTGATTTACGGATTGATCGTGTTGCGCCAGTCGTTCCCCAAATCCGAAGCATCCGTTGCTGGGGTGAACTTCGGCCAAATGTTGGCACAACTCGCGTCACCGATTTTGGTCTTCTTGCTCGTTATCCACGCGATGGTCGGTTACGTCGAGCTTGGGACCGACTCGTGGATGCAGGACATCATGAAGGCGTCAATCGCCGAATGGGCGGCGTTGCTGTTTGTCTATACATCGGGCGTCATGTTCGTATTGCGATTCTTCGCTGGTCCGATTGTCGAACGTACCAATCCGCTTGGATTGCTCTTTATCAGTTCAGTCATCGGGGCATTCGGGCTGTACTTGTTTGGCACGAGCGAGTCGGCATTGATGATTTTCTTGGCCGGGACCATCTATGGCGTGGGCAAGACATTCTTGTGGCCCACGATGCTGGGCGTTGTCGGAGAGCGGTTCCCAAAAGGGGGCGCACTGGCAATGGGCCTCATGGGCGGCATCGGGATGCTATCGGCGGGGCTGCTGGGGGGGCCGATCATTGGGTACAAGCAGGACTATGCTACAGCACAAGCCCTCGAACAGTCGGATGCGGCTGTCTACACGGAATACGTCAATGCGAAGCAAAAGGAACTTTACGTTCTGCCGAAGATCAGCGTTCTCGATGCTGATAAAGTTGGGGCTCTGAAGGAAAAGACCAACCCGACTCCTGCCGAAGCGAAAGCAAAGAGCGAAATCGAAAGCGCGACGATTGCCGGCGGCAAGAAGGCGCTTGAGTTGACGGCTTTCGTGCCCTGCGCCATGGCCGTTTGTTATCTCTTGCTATTGCTCTATTTCCGCGCGACGGGCGGCTATAAGCAGGAGCACATCACTCACCCGCAAGTCCACCAATACGGCGGCGACGAGGCGTGA